CCCGCGGTCACAACAACCGCGTGCAGGAGAACAACCCGATCCTGCATGGCGAGATGAGCTGCCTGCGCGAGGCGGGCGCGATCTCGTTCCACGACACCGTCATGTACACCACGCTGTCGCCATGCTCGATGTGTGCCGGCGCGCTTGGCTTGTTCAAGGTCAAGCTCGTGGTGATCGGCGAATCCGTCACCTTCGAGGGCTCCAAGGACATTCTCGACAAGTTCGGGATTCCCTGGATCGACCTTGCCGACGACCGCTCCATCACCATGATGAAGAATTGGCGTTCCATCCCTGCCAATGAGCGCCTCTGGCAAGGCGACATCGGCAACTAAACCTGGTCTGTTCGTCTTCACTGTCGGAGACGACATTTTGAGAAGTTCTTCGTGAGGTCAGCATGCCCATCAACATCCTGATGCCAGCTCTTTCGCCGACGATGGAGAAGGGCAACCTCGCCAAGTGGCTGAAGAAGGAAGGCGACAAGGTCAAGTCGGGCGATGTCATCGCCGAGATCGAGACCGACAAGGCGACCATGGAGGTCGAGGCCATCGACGAGGGCACGATCGCCAAGATCCTGGTGCCCGAGGGTACGCAGGACGTGCCGGTCAACGACGTGATCGCGGTGCTCGCCGGCGAGGGCGAGGACGTGAAGGCTGCTGGAGCTGCCAAGCCCAGCGCCTCCGCCGCGCCGCCCAAGGCGGCTGAGGCTCCCGCTGCTGCACCGGCTCCTGCGCCTGCTGCACCCAAGGCTGCACCGGCACCTGCCGCCGCTCCGGTGCCGCAAGCTGCCGCACCGGCTGCGCAGAGCAACGGCCATGCCGGCCGTGTGTTCTCGTCGCCGCTGGCGCGGCGTCTGGCTAAGGATGCCGGCATCGATGTCGCGATGGTGTCGGGTACCGGCCCGCATGGCCGTGTCGTCGCGCGCGACGTCGAACAGGCCAAGTCGGGCAAGGGCCTCAAGGCGCCCGCCGCGGCTCCGTCCGCTGGCGCGCCCTCGATCGCGCCGACCATGTCGGACAAGCAGATCCTGTCGCTGTTCGAGCCCGGCTCCTACGACATCGTCCCGCATGACGGCATGCGCCGCACCATCGCGCAGCGCCTGACCGCGTCGATCCAGAACGTCCCGCACTTTTACCTGACCATCGACTGCGATATCGGCAAGCTGCTCGCCGCGCGCGAGGAGATCAATGCGGCTGCTCCCAAGGACAAGGAGAAGAAGCCGCTCTACAAGATCTCGGTCAACGACTTCGTCATCAAGGCGATGGCGGTGGCGCTGCAGAAGATCCCGAACTGCAATGTCAGCTGGACCGAGTCGGGCATGGTCAAGCATCACCATTCCGACGTCGGCGTCGCCGTGGCGATGCCGGGCGGCCTGATCACGCCGATCATCCGCAAGGCCGAGACCAAGACACTCTCGACCATCTCCAACGAGATGAAGGATTTTGCCGCGCGCGCCCGCTCGCGCAAATTGAAGCCCGAGGAATACCAGGGCGGAACCACGGCCGTGTCCAACCTCGGCATGTACGGCATCAGCCATTTCACCGCGGTGATCAATCCGCCGCACGCCACCATCCTCGCGGTCGGCACCAGCGAGGAGCGGCCGGTCGTGCGCGGCGGCAAGATCGAGATCGCGAACATGATGAGCGTGACGCTGTCCTGCGATCACCGCGCCATCGACGGCGCGCTCGGCGCCGAGCTGATCGGCGCGTTCAAGCAGCTGATCGAAAACCCCGTCATGATGATGGTGTGAGCCGCGAGGCGTGAATCCGTAGGGTGGGCAAAGGCGCAGCGCGCCGTGCCCACCTTTCATGGTGTTGGAAGGCGGTGGGCACGCTTCGCTTTGCCCACCCTACGAAGTCCAGTTGAATGGGAGCCGCAATGGCCGACACATCCTTCGACGTCATCATCATCGGCTCCGGTCCGGGCGGCTACGTCACTGCGATCCGCGCCGCCCAACTCGGCTTCAAGACCGCGATCGTCGAGAAGTCCTATCTCGGCGGCATCTGCCTGAACTGGGGCTGCATCCCGACGAAAGCGCTGTTACGCTCCGCCGAGATCTATCACTACATGCAGCACGCCAAGGACTACGGCCTGTCGGCAGAGAAGGTCTCGTTCGATCCGAAGGCCGTGGTGCAGCGCTCGCGCGGCGTCTCCAAGCGGCTGAATGACGGCGTCGGCTTCCTGATGAAGAAGAACAAGGTCAGCGTCATCTGGGGCGCGGCCTCGATCGACGCGCCCGGCAAGATCACGGTGAAGAAGTCCGACGTCGAGGGCCCGAAGGGCTCGCTGGGCGAGGGGACCTACCAGGCAAAACACATCATCGTCGCCACCGGCGCGCGGCCGCGCGTGCTGCCGGGCCTCGAGCCCGACAAGAAGCTGATCTGGACCTATTTTGAAGCGATGGTGCCGGAGCGGATGCCGAAGTCGCTGCTGGTGGTCGGCTCCGGCGCGATCGGCATCGAGTTCGCTTCGTTCTTCCACACCATGGGCTCCGACGTCACCGTCGTCGAGGTGCTGCCGCAGATCCTCCCCGTCGAGGACGCCGAGATTGCCGGCCTTGCGCGCAAGCGGCTCGAGAAGCAGGGCATCAAGATCATGTCCTCGACCAAGGTGACCAAGCTCGAGAAGAAGGCCGACAGCGTCGTTGCCACCATCGACGACGGCAAGGGCAAGCCGGTCACATCGGAATTCGAGCGGGTGATCTCGGCCGTCGGCGTGGTCGGCAATATCGAAAATCTCGGCCTCGAAAAGCTCGGCGTCAAAACCGACCGCGGCTGCATCGTGATCGACGGCTACGGCAAGACCAATATCCCCGGCATCTACGCCATCGGCGACGTTGCCGGTCCCCCGATGCTCGCCCACAAGGCCGAGCACGAGGGCGTGATCTGCATCGAGGCGATCAAGGGCCTGCATCCGCATCCCATGGACAAGCTGATGATCCCGGGCTGCACCTATTGCCAACCGCAGGTCGCCTCGGTCGGCCTGACCGAAGCCAAGGCCAAGGAGGGCGGCCGCGAGATTCGCGTCGGCCGCTTCCCCTTCGTCGGTAACGGCAAGGCGATTGCGCTCGGCGAGGACCAGGGCCTGGTCAAGGTGATCTTCGACAAGAAGACCGGCCAGCTGCTCGGCGCCCACATGGTCGGCGCCGAGGTCACCGAGCTGATCCAGGGCTACGTCGTCGCCATGAACCTGGAGACGACGGAAGAAGAGCTGATGCACACCGTGTTCCCGCATCCGACCCTGTCGGAGATGATGAAGGAAGCCGTGCTGGATGCGTATGGGCGCGTCTTGAACATCTGATAGCGGCCGTCATTGCGAGCGAAGCGAAGCAATCCAGGCTGCCTCTGCGGAAAGACTCTGGATTGCTTCGCTGCGCTCCCAATGACGAGCAGAGAGAGCCGTTTGCAAAATAAGAAGGAAATAAGCCCATGCACGACAACGACAACCTGACCATCGAGCGCCCGACCTTCGTCACGCATCTCGAATGCGCCATGGAGGGCGATCATTACGCCGCCGACCAGGTCCACAATCTCTCCAAGGCGGGTAAGCCGCTGCTGGTGCGCTACGATCTCGCCGGGGTGAAGAAGGCGCTGACCAAGGATGCGCTGGCCCAACGTCCCGGCGACATGTGGCGCTATCGCGAACTGCTGCCGGTGCGCAAATGCAAGGACATCGTCTCGCTCGGCGAAGTCACGACGCCGCTGATCCGGCTGCCCAAGCTCGGCAAGAAGCTCGGCGGCGGCGAGATCATCGTCAAGGACGAGGGACGGCTGCCGACCGGCTCGTTCAAGGCGCGCGGTCTCGTCATGGCGGTGTCGATGGGCAAGGCGCTCGGCATCAAGCACATGGCGATGCCGACCAACGGCAATGCCGGCGCGGCGCTGGCGGCCTACGCGACCTCCTGCGGCATCAAGACCACGATTTTCTGCCCGGCCGATACGCCCGAGGTGAATGTCAGCGAGATCGAGCTGCAGGGCGCGACCGTCTACCGCGTCAACGGCTATATCGACGATTGCGGCAAGATCGTCGGAGAGGGCAAGGCCAAGGTCGGCTGGTTCGACACCTCGACGCTGAAGGAGCCGTACCGCATCGAGGGCAAGAAGACGATGGGCCTCGAGCTCGCAGAGCAGCTCGGCTGGGACGTGCCCGACGTGATCTTCTATCCGACCGGCGGCGGCACCGGTCTGATCGGCATGTGGAAGGCGTTCGACGAGCTGGAAAAGATCGGCTTCATCGGTAGCAAGCGCCCGCGCATGGTGGCCGTGCAGGCCTCGGGCTGCGCGCCGATGGTGCGGGCCTATGATGCCGGCACCGAGCACGCCACGCGCTGGGAGGATGCCCACACCATCGCCTCGGGCATTCGCGTGCCGCAGGCGATCGGCGATTTTCTCATTCTGCGCGCGGTGCGCGAGAGCAAGGGCTTTGCCATCGCGGTCGACGACGACAAGATCTCGTCGGCGCTCAACGAGGTCGCGCGTGAGGAGGGGCTCTTGCTGTGTCCCGAGGGCGCCGCGACTTACGCCGCCTACAAGGACAGCCTTGCCGACGGCCGCGTCAGCAAGTCCGACCGCGTCATGCTGTTCAACTGCGCCACCGGCCTGAAATACCCGTTGCCGCCCGTCACCCGCACCCTCGATCGCCACAAGCCGATCGATTACGCGCAGTTCTAGCGCGTCATTTCGTCTCTTCACGAACGACCGCTCTTCCCGTACGCGGGAAGAGACAAGAACAAGAACGATATCGTCGGGAGACAACAATGAAGAAGGCCATTTGGGCTGGGCTGATCGGCATTCTCGCTCTCACCGGCGTCGCGCGCGCCGATGATTATCCGTCGCATCCCATCACCATCATCGTTCCCTTCGCCGCCGGTGGCCCGTCGGACGCAATGGCGCGCGTGCTAGCCGAGCGGATGCGCCAGTCGCTCGGCCAGGCGCTGGTGATCGAGAACGTCACCGGCGCCGGCGGCTCGATCGGGGTGGGGCGCGCCGTCCACTCGCCGCCCGATGGCTACACCATCTCGTTCGGCCATCTCGGCACCCATGTCGCCAACGGCGCCGTCTACAAGCTCAATTACGATCTCGTCACCGATCTCGAGCCGGTGGTGCTGCTGCCGAGCAATCCGATGATCGTGGTCAGCAAGAACGCCGTGCCGGCGACCTCGCTGAAGGAGCTGCTGGAGTGGCTGAAGTCGCGGCCGACGCCGCCGACGGCGGGCACGGCCGGCGCAGGCTCCGGCAGCCACATCGCCGGCGTCTATTTCGAGAGCGTCTCCGGCATCAAGCTGCAATATGTGCCGTATCGCGGCACGGCGCCGGCGCTGAACGATCTGATCGCCGGACAGATCGACATCATCGTCGACCAGACCTCCAATTCCATCAACCAGGTCCGCGCCGGAACCATCCGCGCCTACGCCATCACCGACGACAAGCGCCTCGCCTCGGCGCCTGACATCCCGACCGCGGAAGAAGCGGGCCTGAAGGGCTTCAACATGACGCTGTGGTCGGGCCTGTGGGTGCCGAAGGGCACGCCGAAGGAAATCGTCGCCAAGCTCAATGCCGCCGCCGTGGAAGCGCTGAACGATCCCGCCGTGAGGAAGCAGCTCGAAAGCCAGGGCCTGGAGATGACGCCCAAGGATCAACTCACCCCGGAAGCGCTTGGCGCGCGGCAGAAAGCCGAAATCGCGAAATGGTGGCCCATCATCAAGGCGGCGAAGATCTCGGTGGAGTGAGAGGCATGTTCGTAGGGCGGATTAGCCGCAGGCGTAATCCGCCACTGTCTCCATCCGCGGAGACAGAAGAGGTGGATTACGCTTCGCTAATCCACCCTACGAAGCTGATTGTCACTGCGCTTCCCTAAACCCCACCGGCACCGCCTTGGCGGTCGCATCCTGCGTCACCACGCGCTGGTCGGACTTGCCGGCGACCGCGCCGCTGTCTTCGAAGCGCGCGCGGTAGACCAGCACGTTCTCCATCACGCGCTGGACGTAGTTGCGTGTCTCCGAGAGCGGGATGCGCTCGACCCAGTCGACCGGGTCGATCTTGGGATCTCGGGGATCACCGTGCGCCTGCACCCACTCGCGCACGCGGCCGCGGCCGGCATTATAGCCGGCGAAGGTCATGATTTGGTTGCCGCGATATTCCGACAGCAGCGCGCTGAGCTCGGCGGCGCCCATCTGCGTGTTGTAGACGGGGTCGGAGACCATCTTGTCCCAGTCATAGGTGACGCCGAAGCGCTTGGCGGTGTCCCGGCCCGCTTCCGGCGTCACCTGCATCAGGCCGACGGCATTGGCGGACGACTTGTCGCGCTGGTTGAACGAGCTCTCGGTGCGCGCCACCGAATAGATCACGCTGGTGTCGATCGCGGGCGCGACCTGCTTGTGCTCGGGGATGCCGATGGTCGGGAAGGCGTAGTGGTCGAGCGCGAGGCCGTGGGCCAGCGCCGACTTGCCGACCTCCAGCATCACGCGGGCGTCGTTACGCTGGCCGGCGAGCTCGCCAAGGCCCGCGAGCGCGGCGGCGTCGGTGCTCTCTCGGGCGAAGTCCTCGGCGTAGTAGAACACCGTATCACGTTCGCCGATGGCATAGAGCATGTCGGCGGCGCGCACGCGCTCATCAGCCGCCGGCGTATTGGCTGCGGCCAGCACGGGCGAGGGCGCGCGCAACTCTAGCCCCTCGAGGCCGAGACGCGCACGGGCGAGCTGGCCGTAATAGGCGGTCGGATAGCGCGCGGCCGCCTTGTAGCTCGCTTGCGCATCGGTGGTTGCGCCCAACGCTTCGGCCGCGCGGCCGCGCCAGTAATATCCCCGCGACAGCGCGATCGGATTGGCCGAGCCTTCGTCGATCGCCGCGAAATGCATCATCGCGGTTTTGGGATCGTCGAGATAGCGCAGCGCGATCCAGCCGCACATGAAGTGATAGTCGACGCGGTAGACCTCCATCGCCGGCACCGCGGCCGCGCGCACCACATCATAGGCGGTCTGGAATTTGTCCTGGTCGAGCAGCTTTCGCGCGAGCAGACGGCGCTCGCGCCACCATGCGTCGGTGTCCTGCGCTGCCATCGTGTCGGGCGCAGCAGCCAGGATCACATCGGCTGCATCGTCGATGTGATCCTTCTGGAGGTGCCATTGGGCGCGGCACAGCACATAGCCGAGGTCGCGGCGTGCGTCTTGAGGCACGTCCTCGAGATAATCCTTGGCCTTGTTCTCCTTGCCGTTGACGGCAGCGCAGGCCTTGACGATCGCGAGTGCGTCCTCGCCGAGGCGTTTTGCGGCGCGCCTCGCGCCGGCATAGTCCTTGGCGCCGAGGCGCTTGTCCATCCGGGCACGATGATCCTCGGGCCGCAACATCTCGTGGAACGCGTCGAAGGAATCTTCCTCGCTGCGTTCGGAAAGTTCTTCCGAGCGCCAGGCCTCGCGCACGAGACGCTTCGCCCTGTCGCTGTCGCCCTCGGCGATAAGCACGCGGGCCAGCGCAAAATTGCCCTTGGCGCTGATCGGCCGGTCCATCGTGAAAGCATGGACGGTGGCCGCATCGCTCTTCTCCTGCCACAGTCGTGCCTCGGCGCGTTTGCGCAGCAGCGTGGCACTCGGCCAATCCGGATTGGCGGCGAGGAAGGCGGCGTAGCGCTTGAAAGGCGCGGTGCTCTCGGAATGGCGCAGCATGAACCAGTCGGCGAGCTTTTGCCCGGCGGGATCGGCAATGCGGTCGCGTGCCGCGGTCGCATCGTCGGTCTTGCCCTTGCGCGCGAGGTCGATCGCGTCTTTCAGCGCGGCGAGGTCGCCGGTCAGCGCCGGCGGCGCGGGCTTGTCCGCGGGCTCCTCGTCCTGCTTCTTCGACTTGCGCCTGGCCTCGGCGTGTTTGCCGTGCTTGCCGGATGCAGCGTGCCGCTGCTTGCCGGCGGATTTGCCGCCGGCCTTTGCTTCATGCGTTTTCTTTGACGCGGATGATTTGTGACTGCTCTTCGCTGCCAACTCGGTGGGAAGGAGGGCCAAAGCGGCCACGGCAACGACACACGCGAGCGAGCGTAGGCACTGGTTCATTCGATGGTCCCCCTGCGAAACCACTACAAACCAAGGTCCGCGACGACATGCGGCTTGAGAATCAAGAACGACACCAAAACGATGCCATGACATCGTTTCGCATCCCTCACGCTCGTTCAACAATGCGGCAAAATACGGATTGGAGCTCCCGGAACCGCCGAATTGACCGAAAGGGCTGCTCCTTTAACCTTTATTAACGAACGGGCCTCGCGCGACGGTTGCGGGCGGCTGCGAGCGCCAAAGCGGCCCGATTGCGCGTGTTCCCCGGCGAAAATCCGGTGTATTGAAGTTCCCTAGGTCCCTTCTTCAGCCTTTGCCCGCATCTCATGCCACTTTTCAACCAGTCGATCCGGCGCAAGATCGTCGGCATCGCCCTCGGATTGATCGTCCTAATGCTGATCACCTCGGTCCTGTCGATGGTGATGTCGAGCCAGGTCGGGATTCTCCTGGACGAGCTGACCAACCGCTACATCCCGGCCTATGGCGATCTGGCGCGCGCCAATATCCGCTCGCTGGAGCGGTCGGTGGCACTGCGGCGGATGGTGATGATGAAGATGCAGGACTCCTCGGACGAGGAGGCCTATGCGGCGCGCCTGAAGGAATTCGAGGAGGCCGACCGCAAGATCGAGGAAGAGACGTCGGGCGCGCAAAAGCTCATCAACGCGATCATCGAGGATCCCAGGACGCCGT
This genomic interval from Bradyrhizobium guangzhouense contains the following:
- a CDS encoding lytic transglycosylase domain-containing protein — encoded protein: MNQCLRSLACVVAVAALALLPTELAAKSSHKSSASKKTHEAKAGGKSAGKQRHAASGKHGKHAEARRKSKKQDEEPADKPAPPALTGDLAALKDAIDLARKGKTDDATAARDRIADPAGQKLADWFMLRHSESTAPFKRYAAFLAANPDWPSATLLRKRAEARLWQEKSDAATVHAFTMDRPISAKGNFALARVLIAEGDSDRAKRLVREAWRSEELSERSEEDSFDAFHEMLRPEDHRARMDKRLGAKDYAGARRAAKRLGEDALAIVKACAAVNGKENKAKDYLEDVPQDARRDLGYVLCRAQWHLQKDHIDDAADVILAAAPDTMAAQDTDAWWRERRLLARKLLDQDKFQTAYDVVRAAAVPAMEVYRVDYHFMCGWIALRYLDDPKTAMMHFAAIDEGSANPIALSRGYYWRGRAAEALGATTDAQASYKAAARYPTAYYGQLARARLGLEGLELRAPSPVLAAANTPAADERVRAADMLYAIGERDTVFYYAEDFARESTDAAALAGLGELAGQRNDARVMLEVGKSALAHGLALDHYAFPTIGIPEHKQVAPAIDTSVIYSVARTESSFNQRDKSSANAVGLMQVTPEAGRDTAKRFGVTYDWDKMVSDPVYNTQMGAAELSALLSEYRGNQIMTFAGYNAGRGRVREWVQAHGDPRDPKIDPVDWVERIPLSETRNYVQRVMENVLVYRARFEDSGAVAGKSDQRVVTQDATAKAVPVGFREAQ
- the lpdA gene encoding dihydrolipoyl dehydrogenase; translation: MADTSFDVIIIGSGPGGYVTAIRAAQLGFKTAIVEKSYLGGICLNWGCIPTKALLRSAEIYHYMQHAKDYGLSAEKVSFDPKAVVQRSRGVSKRLNDGVGFLMKKNKVSVIWGAASIDAPGKITVKKSDVEGPKGSLGEGTYQAKHIIVATGARPRVLPGLEPDKKLIWTYFEAMVPERMPKSLLVVGSGAIGIEFASFFHTMGSDVTVVEVLPQILPVEDAEIAGLARKRLEKQGIKIMSSTKVTKLEKKADSVVATIDDGKGKPVTSEFERVISAVGVVGNIENLGLEKLGVKTDRGCIVIDGYGKTNIPGIYAIGDVAGPPMLAHKAEHEGVICIEAIKGLHPHPMDKLMIPGCTYCQPQVASVGLTEAKAKEGGREIRVGRFPFVGNGKAIALGEDQGLVKVIFDKKTGQLLGAHMVGAEVTELIQGYVVAMNLETTEEELMHTVFPHPTLSEMMKEAVLDAYGRVLNI
- a CDS encoding nucleoside deaminase produces the protein MAIEAHHYDFMLEAIREAEASIAQGGLPIGAVLTRDNKIIARGHNNRVQENNPILHGEMSCLREAGAISFHDTVMYTTLSPCSMCAGALGLFKVKLVVIGESVTFEGSKDILDKFGIPWIDLADDRSITMMKNWRSIPANERLWQGDIGN
- a CDS encoding tripartite tricarboxylate transporter substrate binding protein BugD produces the protein MKKAIWAGLIGILALTGVARADDYPSHPITIIVPFAAGGPSDAMARVLAERMRQSLGQALVIENVTGAGGSIGVGRAVHSPPDGYTISFGHLGTHVANGAVYKLNYDLVTDLEPVVLLPSNPMIVVSKNAVPATSLKELLEWLKSRPTPPTAGTAGAGSGSHIAGVYFESVSGIKLQYVPYRGTAPALNDLIAGQIDIIVDQTSNSINQVRAGTIRAYAITDDKRLASAPDIPTAEEAGLKGFNMTLWSGLWVPKGTPKEIVAKLNAAAVEALNDPAVRKQLESQGLEMTPKDQLTPEALGARQKAEIAKWWPIIKAAKISVE
- a CDS encoding threonine synthase: MHDNDNLTIERPTFVTHLECAMEGDHYAADQVHNLSKAGKPLLVRYDLAGVKKALTKDALAQRPGDMWRYRELLPVRKCKDIVSLGEVTTPLIRLPKLGKKLGGGEIIVKDEGRLPTGSFKARGLVMAVSMGKALGIKHMAMPTNGNAGAALAAYATSCGIKTTIFCPADTPEVNVSEIELQGATVYRVNGYIDDCGKIVGEGKAKVGWFDTSTLKEPYRIEGKKTMGLELAEQLGWDVPDVIFYPTGGGTGLIGMWKAFDELEKIGFIGSKRPRMVAVQASGCAPMVRAYDAGTEHATRWEDAHTIASGIRVPQAIGDFLILRAVRESKGFAIAVDDDKISSALNEVAREEGLLLCPEGAATYAAYKDSLADGRVSKSDRVMLFNCATGLKYPLPPVTRTLDRHKPIDYAQF
- a CDS encoding pyruvate dehydrogenase complex dihydrolipoamide acetyltransferase; its protein translation is MPINILMPALSPTMEKGNLAKWLKKEGDKVKSGDVIAEIETDKATMEVEAIDEGTIAKILVPEGTQDVPVNDVIAVLAGEGEDVKAAGAAKPSASAAPPKAAEAPAAAPAPAPAAPKAAPAPAAAPVPQAAAPAAQSNGHAGRVFSSPLARRLAKDAGIDVAMVSGTGPHGRVVARDVEQAKSGKGLKAPAAAPSAGAPSIAPTMSDKQILSLFEPGSYDIVPHDGMRRTIAQRLTASIQNVPHFYLTIDCDIGKLLAAREEINAAAPKDKEKKPLYKISVNDFVIKAMAVALQKIPNCNVSWTESGMVKHHHSDVGVAVAMPGGLITPIIRKAETKTLSTISNEMKDFAARARSRKLKPEEYQGGTTAVSNLGMYGISHFTAVINPPHATILAVGTSEERPVVRGGKIEIANMMSVTLSCDHRAIDGALGAELIGAFKQLIENPVMMMV